One genomic window of Bradyrhizobium sp. CCGE-LA001 includes the following:
- a CDS encoding carbon-nitrogen hydrolase family protein, with translation MSENRTFTAAMVQMRTGLMPGPSLEQATKLIRQAAANGADYVQTPEVSNMMQLNRKALFEHLQSEEDDSSLKAYRALAAELKIHLHVGSLALRFSPEKAVNRSFLIGPEGNVLASYDKIHMFDIELPDGESYRESANYQPGETAVISDLPWGRVGLTICYDVRFPALYRALAESGASFITVPSAFTRKTGEAHWHVLLRSRAIETGCFIFAAAQAGTHENKRETYGHSLIIDPWGEILAEGDVEPGIIMARIDPAKVETARRAIPSLQHGRRFGVADAKAGPDHLHLVRGSA, from the coding sequence ATGAGCGAGAACCGCACGTTCACCGCGGCCATGGTGCAGATGCGCACCGGCCTGATGCCGGGGCCGAGCCTGGAGCAGGCAACCAAGCTGATCCGGCAGGCGGCGGCGAACGGCGCCGACTACGTGCAGACGCCCGAAGTCAGCAACATGATGCAGCTGAATCGCAAGGCTCTGTTCGAGCACCTCCAGAGCGAAGAGGATGACAGCTCGCTGAAGGCCTATCGCGCATTGGCAGCGGAACTGAAGATCCATCTCCATGTCGGATCGCTGGCGCTTCGCTTCTCGCCCGAGAAGGCCGTCAACCGCTCCTTCCTGATCGGGCCCGAGGGCAATGTGCTCGCGAGCTACGACAAGATTCATATGTTCGACATCGAGCTGCCGGACGGCGAGAGCTATCGCGAATCCGCCAATTACCAGCCGGGCGAGACGGCCGTGATCTCCGACCTGCCTTGGGGCCGGGTCGGGCTGACGATCTGCTACGACGTCCGTTTCCCTGCGCTCTACCGTGCGCTGGCCGAGAGCGGGGCGTCTTTCATCACCGTGCCTTCGGCCTTCACCCGCAAGACCGGCGAAGCACATTGGCACGTGCTGCTGCGTTCGCGCGCGATCGAGACCGGCTGCTTCATCTTCGCCGCCGCACAGGCAGGTACCCACGAGAACAAGCGCGAGACCTACGGTCACTCCCTGATCATCGATCCCTGGGGCGAGATCCTCGCCGAGGGCGACGTCGAGCCCGGCATCATCATGGCCCGGATCGACCCGGCCAAGGTCGAGACCGCGCGCCGCGCGATTCCCTCGCTCCAGCATGGCCGGCGCTTCGGCGTCGCCGATGCCAAGGCCGGGCCGGACCATCTGCATCTCGTGCGGGGATCGGCATGA
- the grxC gene encoding glutaredoxin 3 — MTAAVEMYTRPGCGYCSAARSLLTRKKAAFTEFDVAKNPSWRQEMYDRAGEGSTFPQIWIGGTHVGGCDDLYALDREGKLDGMLDSAKAVS, encoded by the coding sequence ATGACTGCTGCTGTCGAGATGTATACCAGGCCGGGCTGCGGCTATTGTTCCGCGGCCAGGTCGCTGTTGACCCGCAAGAAGGCGGCCTTCACGGAATTCGACGTCGCCAAGAACCCGTCCTGGCGGCAGGAGATGTACGATCGCGCCGGCGAGGGCTCGACCTTCCCGCAGATCTGGATCGGCGGAACCCATGTCGGCGGCTGCGACGACCTCTACGCGCTCGATCGCGAAGGCAAGCTCGACGGCATGCTCGACAGCGCCAAGGCCGTCTCATGA
- a CDS encoding ComF family protein yields METDAAPTRSIAAPLRAAWMAGRHVLARTARLALDIALPTQCVSCHEPVDGEGVCAACWARLSFIERPYCPRLGIPFVYDPGPDMLSMEAIASPPAYQRARAAVRYDDVARTLVHALKYQDRTDLAPAMGRWMARAGGELLAGADMLVPVPLHWRRAWRRRFNQSGALARIIARQSGVEVRGEFLRRVRATEQQIGLSRAQRASNVQGAFQVSPGHQAEIQGRRIVLVDDVLTTGATLDACARALLRAKAAQVDVLVFARVVEAGPRPI; encoded by the coding sequence ATGGAAACCGACGCTGCCCCCACCCGTTCCATCGCCGCACCATTGCGCGCCGCGTGGATGGCCGGCCGCCATGTGCTGGCGCGCACCGCACGGCTCGCGCTCGACATCGCGCTGCCGACGCAGTGCGTGTCCTGCCACGAGCCGGTCGACGGTGAGGGCGTTTGCGCTGCGTGCTGGGCGCGGCTGTCGTTCATCGAGCGGCCCTATTGCCCGCGGCTCGGCATTCCCTTCGTCTACGATCCCGGCCCCGACATGCTGTCGATGGAGGCGATCGCGAGCCCGCCGGCCTACCAGCGGGCGCGCGCGGCGGTACGCTATGACGACGTCGCGCGCACGCTGGTGCATGCGCTGAAATACCAGGACCGCACCGATCTGGCACCGGCGATGGGGCGCTGGATGGCGCGCGCGGGCGGCGAGCTGCTCGCCGGCGCCGACATGCTGGTGCCCGTGCCGCTGCATTGGCGGCGAGCCTGGCGACGCCGCTTCAACCAGTCCGGGGCGCTGGCGCGGATCATCGCGCGGCAGAGCGGCGTGGAAGTGCGCGGCGAGTTCCTGCGCCGGGTGCGCGCCACCGAGCAGCAGATCGGCCTGTCCCGGGCCCAGCGCGCCAGCAATGTGCAGGGCGCGTTCCAGGTATCCCCGGGCCACCAGGCCGAGATTCAGGGCCGCCGCATCGTCCTGGTCGACGATGTCCTGACCACGGGCGCGACGCTGGATGCCTGCGCGCGGGCCCTGCTGCGCGCCAAGGCGGCCCAGGTGGACGTGCTGGTCTTTGCCCGGGTTGTCGAGGCCGGCCCACGTCCCATATAA
- a CDS encoding macro domain-containing protein — MFSIYLRDINADVVEAWRTAFADAANVEISLGDIFAQQADAILSPANSFGHMDGGIDLLYSRYFGWELQTNLQDVLSEHHYGELPVGQAIVLATGHERFPFLVSAPTMRVPARIDQTVNVYLAFRAALIAVLSHNASADETIQSLLVPGLGTGVGAMPPLRAARQMRLAYDLILAPATERRSARTILRQHHDLLS; from the coding sequence GTGTTCAGCATTTATCTTCGAGATATCAACGCAGACGTTGTCGAAGCATGGCGGACAGCGTTTGCCGACGCGGCAAACGTCGAGATTTCGCTCGGCGACATCTTTGCGCAACAGGCCGATGCGATCCTGAGCCCGGCGAACAGCTTTGGGCACATGGATGGTGGCATCGACCTGCTCTATTCGCGATATTTCGGCTGGGAGCTCCAGACCAATCTGCAAGACGTATTGTCGGAGCACCATTACGGAGAGCTTCCGGTCGGTCAAGCGATCGTACTCGCCACAGGCCACGAGCGCTTTCCGTTTCTGGTGAGCGCGCCCACGATGCGGGTCCCGGCGCGCATCGATCAGACCGTGAATGTATACCTCGCATTTCGGGCAGCTCTGATTGCCGTCCTGTCGCATAATGCCAGCGCCGACGAGACGATTCAGTCCCTGCTTGTCCCGGGTCTGGGGACAGGCGTGGGCGCAATGCCTCCCCTGCGAGCTGCGCGGCAGATGCGGCTTGCCTATGACTTGATCCTCGCGCCGGCCACAGAGCGGCGAAGCGCCCGCACCATTCTGAGACAGCATCACGACCTGCTCTCCTAA
- a CDS encoding methyltransferase domain-containing protein codes for MSVTSAMAQTPQTPPALFDRALLHARQRRAQALGAVSFLLDRVAEDMSDRLAAVMREFHAPVDLWTPGEGLAALRTRLPSLDLIAPDVAGGEKLPLAAESLDLVVSALALQFVNDLPGVLAQIRRALKPDGLLLAAMIGGDSLTELRQAFAAAEAECEGGVSPRVAPFADLRDIGALLQRAGFALPVTDVDRVVVRYGNAFALMQDLRRMGAANMLIERRRTPTRRATLLRMAEIYAERFADADGRIRATFDIIWLSGWAPHASQQQPLKPGSAKASLAEAVKKAGEK; via the coding sequence ATGAGCGTAACCAGCGCCATGGCCCAGACCCCGCAAACCCCGCCCGCCTTGTTCGATCGTGCCTTGCTGCACGCGCGGCAGCGGCGTGCGCAGGCGCTAGGGGCCGTGAGTTTTCTGCTCGACCGTGTTGCCGAGGACATGTCGGATCGGCTGGCTGCGGTGATGCGCGAGTTTCATGCACCGGTCGATCTCTGGACGCCCGGCGAGGGTCTCGCGGCGTTGCGCACGCGGCTGCCTTCGCTCGATCTGATTGCGCCCGATGTGGCTGGCGGAGAAAAGCTCCCTCTCGCCGCTGAGAGTCTCGATCTCGTCGTCTCGGCTCTGGCGCTCCAATTCGTCAACGACCTGCCGGGCGTGCTCGCGCAAATCCGCCGTGCGCTGAAGCCAGATGGATTGCTGCTCGCCGCGATGATCGGCGGAGACAGCCTGACCGAGCTGCGTCAGGCCTTTGCCGCGGCGGAAGCCGAGTGCGAGGGCGGCGTGTCGCCACGCGTGGCGCCGTTCGCTGATCTCAGGGACATCGGCGCGCTGTTGCAGCGGGCGGGCTTTGCGCTGCCGGTCACCGACGTCGACCGCGTCGTGGTGCGCTATGGCAACGCGTTCGCGCTGATGCAGGATCTGCGCCGCATGGGCGCGGCCAATATGCTGATCGAGCGGCGGCGGACGCCGACGCGGCGCGCGACGCTGCTGCGCATGGCCGAAATCTATGCCGAGCGCTTCGCCGACGCCGACGGCCGCATTCGTGCCACCTTCGATATCATCTGGCTCTCCGGCTGGGCCCCGCATGCGAGCCAGCAGCAGCCGCTCAAGCCGGGATCGGCCAAAGCGAGCCTGGCCGAGGCGGTGAAGAAGGCGGGAGAGAAGTGA
- a CDS encoding (deoxy)nucleoside triphosphate pyrophosphohydrolase, with product MADLKLTLVVACALVDADKRVLIAQRPEGKALAGLWEFPGGKLEPGERPEQSLIRELHEELGITVAEPCLAPLTFASYGYETFHLLMPLYICRRWEGTVTAREGQNLAWVRANKLRDYPMPPADIPLIPHLIDLLM from the coding sequence ATGGCCGATCTCAAACTGACATTGGTGGTGGCCTGCGCGCTGGTCGACGCCGACAAGCGCGTCCTGATCGCGCAACGCCCCGAGGGCAAGGCGCTGGCGGGCCTCTGGGAATTTCCTGGCGGCAAGCTCGAGCCGGGCGAGCGGCCCGAGCAGAGCCTGATCCGCGAGCTCCACGAAGAGCTCGGCATCACCGTGGCCGAGCCGTGCCTGGCGCCGCTGACGTTTGCGAGCTACGGCTACGAGACCTTCCATTTGTTGATGCCGCTCTACATCTGCCGGCGCTGGGAAGGGACGGTGACGGCGCGCGAAGGCCAGAACCTCGCTTGGGTCCGCGCCAACAAGCTGCGCGACTATCCGATGCCGCCTGCGGACATCCCGCTGATCCCGCATTTGATCGATCTGTTGATGTGA
- the argJ gene encoding bifunctional glutamate N-acetyltransferase/amino-acid acetyltransferase ArgJ: MSSSVSPLAPKTVPDMPVIAGIRLATAEAGIRYKNRTDVLLAVMDKGTAVAGVFTRSKCPSAPVEWCRAKLKGGKARALVVNSGNANAFTGKTGRASTALTAKIAAKAVGCSESEIFLASTGVIGEPLDATKFDGVLGRLAETAEAGDYLAAAKAIMTTDTFPKVATATVKLGKAKVTINGMAKGAGMIAPDMATMLSFIFTDAPIAPAALQALLKAGVEDTFNAVTIDGDTSTSDTLLAFATGAAAEHGAPKISRASDPRLKAFVKAFNQVLANLAEQVARDGEGARKLVEITVEGAKTKASARKIAMSIANSPLVKTAIAGEDANWGRVVMAVGKAGEPADRDRLSISFNGIRVARNGARDPSYDEAQVSEAMKSPEIAILVSLGLGKGRDRVMTCDLTKEYVAINGDYRS, translated from the coding sequence ATGTCCTCCTCCGTCTCCCCGCTCGCCCCGAAAACCGTTCCCGACATGCCCGTGATCGCAGGCATCCGCCTCGCGACGGCCGAGGCCGGCATCCGCTACAAGAACCGCACCGACGTGCTGCTGGCGGTGATGGACAAGGGCACCGCGGTCGCGGGCGTGTTCACGCGGTCGAAATGCCCCTCGGCGCCGGTCGAATGGTGCCGCGCCAAGCTGAAGGGCGGCAAGGCGCGCGCCCTCGTCGTCAATTCCGGCAATGCCAACGCCTTCACCGGCAAGACTGGCCGCGCCTCCACCGCGCTGACCGCGAAGATCGCGGCCAAGGCGGTCGGCTGCAGCGAAAGCGAGATCTTCCTGGCCTCGACCGGCGTGATCGGCGAGCCGCTGGACGCGACCAAGTTCGACGGCGTGCTCGGCCGTCTCGCCGAAACCGCGGAAGCAGGCGATTATCTCGCCGCGGCCAAGGCGATCATGACCACCGACACCTTCCCGAAGGTCGCGACCGCGACCGTCAAGCTCGGCAAGGCCAAGGTCACCATCAACGGCATGGCCAAGGGTGCCGGCATGATCGCGCCCGACATGGCGACGATGCTGTCCTTTATCTTCACCGACGCGCCGATCGCGCCGGCGGCGTTGCAAGCGCTGCTCAAGGCCGGAGTCGAAGACACCTTCAACGCCGTGACGATCGACGGCGACACGTCGACGTCGGATACGCTTTTGGCGTTCGCAACGGGCGCCGCCGCCGAGCACGGCGCGCCGAAGATCAGCCGCGCCAGCGACCCGCGCCTGAAGGCGTTCGTCAAGGCGTTCAACCAGGTGCTCGCCAACCTCGCCGAGCAGGTGGCGCGCGACGGCGAAGGGGCCCGCAAGCTGGTGGAGATCACGGTCGAGGGCGCCAAGACCAAGGCTTCCGCGCGCAAGATCGCGATGTCGATCGCGAACTCGCCGCTGGTGAAGACCGCGATTGCCGGCGAGGATGCCAATTGGGGCCGCGTGGTGATGGCGGTCGGCAAGGCCGGCGAGCCCGCCGATCGCGACAGGCTCTCGATCTCCTTCAACGGCATCCGCGTCGCCAGGAACGGCGCGCGCGATCCGTCCTATGACGAAGCCCAGGTGTCGGAGGCGATGAAGTCGCCGGAGATCGCGATTCTGGTCTCGCTCGGCCTCGGCAAGGGCCGCGACCGCGTCATGACCTGCGACCTCACCAAGGAATATGTCGCGATCAACGGGGATTACAGGTCGTAA
- a CDS encoding peptidylprolyl isomerase yields MTTSFPVTTGQRFRHASALAGCLTLALSLAFAGPLRAADDPVLAKVNGAEIKKSDVTMAEEELGPSLAQMDPATKDENVLSFLIDMKIVSKAAEDKKIADNEEFKKRLAFARNRLLMDSLLANEGKAATTPDAMKKVYDEAAKQITGEQEVRARHILVETEDEAKAVKAELDKGADFAELAKKKSKDPGSADGGDLGFFTKEQMVPEFSAVAFALEPGKISDPVKSQFGWHIIKVEEKRNRKAPDFEQVKAQIEQYVTRKAQADYVAKLRTEAKVERLDQPAADAAKPDAKPSDSKMAPPAKK; encoded by the coding sequence ATGACCACCTCGTTCCCGGTAACCACCGGCCAGCGTTTCCGCCATGCGTCCGCCCTGGCTGGCTGCCTCACTTTGGCGCTGTCCCTGGCCTTCGCCGGGCCGTTGCGCGCCGCCGACGATCCGGTGCTCGCGAAGGTCAATGGCGCTGAAATCAAGAAGAGCGACGTGACCATGGCCGAGGAGGAGCTCGGGCCGAGCCTCGCCCAGATGGATCCGGCGACCAAGGACGAGAACGTCCTGTCCTTCCTGATCGACATGAAGATCGTCAGCAAGGCTGCCGAGGATAAGAAGATCGCCGACAACGAGGAGTTCAAGAAGCGCCTGGCGTTTGCCCGCAACCGGCTCCTGATGGACAGTCTGCTCGCCAATGAGGGCAAGGCCGCCACCACCCCCGACGCCATGAAGAAGGTCTATGACGAGGCCGCCAAGCAGATCACCGGCGAGCAGGAGGTGCGCGCCCGCCACATCCTGGTCGAGACCGAGGACGAGGCCAAGGCGGTGAAGGCCGAGCTCGACAAGGGCGCCGATTTCGCCGAGCTCGCCAAGAAGAAGTCCAAGGATCCGGGCTCGGCCGACGGCGGCGACCTCGGCTTCTTCACCAAGGAACAGATGGTGCCGGAATTCTCGGCCGTGGCCTTCGCGCTGGAGCCGGGCAAGATCTCCGACCCCGTGAAGTCGCAGTTCGGCTGGCACATCATCAAGGTCGAGGAAAAGCGCAACCGCAAGGCGCCGGACTTCGAGCAGGTCAAGGCCCAGATCGAGCAGTACGTGACCCGCAAGGCCCAGGCCGACTACGTCGCCAAGCTGCGCACCGAAGCCAAGGTCGAGCGGCTGGACCAGCCCGCGGCAGATGCCGCCAAGCCGGACGCCAAGCCCTCCGACAGCAAGATGGCGCCGCCGGCGAAGAAGTAA
- the secA gene encoding preprotein translocase subunit SecA → MIGALARKFFGSANDRRVKGYQSRVNAINALEPEVSKLSDEALKARTAEFKQQLAGGKTLDDLLVPAFATVREAAKRTLGQRHFDVQLIGGMVLHEGDIAEMKTGEGKTLVATLAVYLNALAGKGVHVVTVNDYLARRDSGWMGQIYGFLGMTTGVIVHGLDDAERKAAYACDITYGTNNEYGFDYLRDNMKYRLEDMVQRPHFFAIVDEVDSILIDEARTPLIISGPLDDRSDFYNTIDGFLPKLDKTDYEVDEKQRTVTLTEGGMEKIETLLRDAGQLKGESLYDVENVSVVHHINQALRAHTLFTRDKDYIVRDNEVVIIDEFTGRMMPGRRYSEGLHQALEAKEHVQVQPENQTLASITFQNYFRMYEKLAGMTGTAATEADELFDIYKLEVVEIPTNLSIARLDEDDEVYRTQQEKYAAILAEIERANSRLQPVLVGTASIEKSEVLAEFLKKNGYKQIDFGKEHALDKLYAAARAGKPAKLFAVLNARFHEQEAYIVAEAGVPGAITIATNMAGRGTDIKLGGSLEMRIQQETAGIEDEAEKARKIEQIKADIAHFRDIVLKAEETVEIEPAKGSKPAKTVKKPGGLYIIGSERHESRRIDNQLRGRSGRQGDPGRSKFFLSLEDDLMRIFGSDRLDSMLQRLGLQEGEAIIHPWINKALEKAQQKVEARNFDIRKNLLKFDNVQNDQRKVIFDQRVDLMKDESVAETVTDMRHAFIDDLVAKHVPEHAYAEQWDVAGLKDELKRVLDLDLPVDEWAKEEGIADEELLTRIETKADEHMAAKVAQWGPDVMRYVEKTILLQTLDHLWREHLIMLDHLRQVIGLRGYGQRDPLQEYKTEAFNLFQEMSAHLREAVTAQLMRVEIVPPEQEAPVLPPMEAHKFDPNTGEDEMALASVTLGAQATDASLRDPKNPASWGKIGRNEDCPCGSGKKYKHCHGRYA, encoded by the coding sequence ATGATCGGCGCGCTCGCCCGCAAGTTTTTCGGCTCCGCCAACGACCGGCGGGTGAAGGGATATCAGTCTCGCGTCAACGCGATCAATGCGCTGGAGCCGGAGGTCTCGAAACTTTCCGACGAGGCGCTCAAGGCCCGCACTGCGGAATTCAAGCAGCAGCTCGCGGGCGGCAAGACCCTCGACGACCTCCTGGTCCCCGCCTTCGCCACGGTGCGCGAGGCCGCCAAGCGCACGCTTGGCCAGCGCCATTTCGACGTCCAGCTGATCGGCGGCATGGTGCTGCACGAGGGCGACATCGCCGAGATGAAGACCGGCGAAGGCAAGACGCTGGTGGCAACGCTGGCGGTCTATCTCAACGCGCTGGCCGGCAAGGGCGTCCACGTCGTCACCGTCAACGACTATCTCGCCCGCCGCGACTCCGGCTGGATGGGCCAGATCTACGGCTTCCTCGGCATGACCACCGGCGTGATCGTGCACGGCCTCGACGATGCCGAGCGCAAGGCGGCCTATGCCTGCGACATCACCTACGGCACCAACAACGAATACGGCTTCGACTATCTTCGCGACAACATGAAGTACCGGCTCGAGGACATGGTCCAGCGGCCGCATTTCTTCGCCATCGTCGACGAGGTCGACTCCATCCTCATCGACGAAGCGCGCACGCCGCTGATCATCTCCGGCCCGCTCGACGATCGCTCCGACTTCTACAACACCATCGACGGCTTCCTGCCCAAGCTCGACAAGACCGATTACGAGGTCGATGAGAAGCAGCGCACGGTGACGCTGACCGAAGGCGGCATGGAGAAGATCGAGACCCTGCTGCGCGATGCCGGCCAGCTCAAGGGCGAGTCGCTCTACGACGTCGAGAACGTCTCCGTCGTGCACCACATCAACCAGGCGCTGCGTGCCCACACGCTGTTCACCCGCGACAAGGACTACATCGTCCGCGACAACGAGGTCGTCATCATCGACGAGTTCACCGGGCGCATGATGCCGGGCCGGCGCTATTCCGAAGGCCTGCACCAGGCGCTGGAAGCCAAGGAGCACGTCCAGGTCCAGCCCGAGAACCAGACGCTGGCCTCGATCACCTTCCAGAACTACTTCCGCATGTACGAGAAGCTGGCGGGCATGACCGGCACCGCCGCGACCGAAGCGGACGAACTGTTCGACATCTACAAGCTCGAGGTCGTGGAGATCCCGACCAATCTGTCGATCGCGCGCCTCGACGAGGACGACGAGGTCTACCGCACCCAGCAGGAGAAATACGCCGCCATCCTCGCCGAGATCGAGCGCGCCAACTCGCGGCTGCAGCCGGTCCTGGTCGGCACCGCCTCGATCGAGAAGTCGGAAGTGCTCGCCGAATTCCTCAAGAAGAACGGCTACAAGCAGATCGATTTCGGCAAGGAGCACGCGCTCGACAAGCTCTATGCCGCGGCCCGCGCCGGCAAGCCGGCAAAGCTGTTCGCGGTGCTGAATGCGCGCTTCCACGAGCAGGAAGCCTATATCGTCGCCGAAGCGGGCGTGCCCGGCGCGATCACGATCGCGACCAACATGGCCGGCCGCGGCACCGACATCAAGCTCGGCGGCTCGCTGGAGATGCGGATCCAGCAGGAGACCGCGGGCATCGAGGACGAGGCCGAGAAGGCCAGGAAGATCGAGCAGATCAAGGCCGACATCGCCCATTTCCGCGACATCGTGCTGAAGGCCGAGGAGACCGTCGAGATCGAGCCGGCGAAGGGATCCAAGCCCGCCAAGACCGTGAAGAAGCCTGGCGGCCTCTACATCATCGGCTCCGAGCGGCATGAATCCCGCCGCATCGACAACCAGCTCCGCGGCCGATCCGGCCGTCAGGGCGACCCCGGCCGCTCGAAGTTCTTCCTGTCGCTCGAAGACGATTTGATGCGCATCTTCGGCTCGGATCGTCTCGACAGCATGCTGCAGCGTCTCGGCCTGCAAGAGGGCGAGGCCATCATCCATCCCTGGATCAACAAGGCGCTCGAGAAGGCGCAGCAGAAGGTCGAGGCGCGCAACTTCGACATCCGCAAGAACCTCCTCAAGTTCGACAACGTCCAGAACGACCAGCGCAAGGTGATCTTCGATCAGCGCGTCGACCTGATGAAGGACGAGAGCGTCGCCGAGACCGTCACCGACATGCGACACGCCTTCATCGACGATCTCGTCGCCAAGCACGTGCCCGAGCATGCCTATGCCGAGCAGTGGGACGTCGCCGGCCTGAAGGACGAATTGAAGCGCGTGCTCGATCTCGACCTGCCGGTCGACGAATGGGCCAAGGAAGAGGGCATCGCCGACGAGGAGCTGCTGACGCGCATCGAGACCAAGGCCGACGAGCACATGGCAGCCAAGGTGGCGCAATGGGGTCCCGACGTGATGCGTTACGTCGAGAAGACCATCCTGCTGCAGACCCTCGACCACCTCTGGCGCGAGCACCTGATCATGCTCGACCATCTGCGCCAGGTCATCGGCCTGCGCGGCTACGGCCAGCGCGATCCGTTGCAAGAGTACAAGACCGAAGCCTTCAATCTCTTCCAGGAGATGAGCGCGCATCTGCGCGAGGCCGTCACGGCGCAGCTGATGCGCGTCGAGATCGTCCCGCCGGAGCAGGAAGCGCCCGTGCTGCCGCCGATGGAAGCGCACAAGTTCGATCCGAATACCGGCGAGGACGAAATGGCGCTTGCCAGCGTCACCCTCGGGGCCCAGGCCACGGATGCCTCGCTACGCGATCCCAAGAACCCCGCCAGCTGGGGCAAGATCGGCCGTAACGAGGACTGCCCCTGCGGCTCGGGCAAGAAGTACAAGCACTGCCACGGGCGGTACGCGTAA
- a CDS encoding MarR family winged helix-turn-helix transcriptional regulator, which translates to MAKPSKENTPITEHLAYLLAQANREINRQLELRLSKEGVPVEQWRILKVLSDGNGHSMGELADAVLLNHPTLTKMIDRMVSDTLVYRVQDPNDRRKVLMFISDRGKVLCKRLNSLAVDQEEHILESYGDKPTSELKRLLESLIDSSN; encoded by the coding sequence GTGGCAAAACCCTCGAAAGAAAACACCCCGATCACCGAACACCTCGCCTACCTGCTGGCGCAAGCCAACCGGGAAATCAACCGGCAGCTCGAACTGCGCTTGAGCAAGGAGGGCGTGCCGGTCGAGCAATGGCGCATCCTGAAAGTGCTGTCGGACGGCAACGGCCATTCGATGGGCGAGCTCGCGGACGCCGTGCTGCTCAACCATCCGACGCTGACCAAGATGATCGACCGCATGGTCTCGGACACGCTGGTCTACCGCGTGCAGGACCCGAACGACCGCCGCAAGGTGCTGATGTTCATCTCCGACCGCGGCAAGGTGCTGTGCAAGAGGCTGAACTCGCTCGCGGTCGACCAGGAGGAGCACATCCTGGAGAGCTACGGCGACAAGCCGACCAGCGAATTGAAGCGGCTGCTCGAAAGTTTAATCGACAGTTCGAATTGA
- a CDS encoding substrate-binding domain-containing protein has product MRATVNFPAHGGPALPPSLLFRNLSSSAADGVLSPSDHALFRRRGANKLRIGGFICCTGSPGVWGPCATNSAQLAVAEINKRGGILGREIELSIYDAGGPLDEVLNRAEQAIAFDEVDLIVGLHTSAVRVGLRDVTTRHRIPYIYTPVYEGGERTPGVMAIGETPRWQSRPSIHWLADVKKAKRWYLIGSDYVWPWQSHRAVKNYIKETGGQVVGEEFVPLGEDNHEAHLARIRAARPDVVLISLIGTDSITFNRAFGECGLGATTLRLAGAMDDTVLLGIGADNSENMFCASGYFIGTGARANDDFQSRYRAMFGPNAPPIGSVGQSSYEGLRFLEAVANKAGSLSMGPLLAAGRNIVYSGARGQVTVRNGHARMPMHLAEADGLDFKLIKPI; this is encoded by the coding sequence GTGCGCGCGACGGTGAACTTCCCGGCTCACGGCGGCCCGGCGTTGCCGCCGTCCTTGCTGTTCAGGAATCTGTCGTCATCGGCGGCTGATGGCGTGTTGTCGCCCAGCGATCACGCTCTCTTCAGGCGGCGCGGCGCCAACAAGCTGCGGATCGGCGGCTTCATCTGCTGCACCGGCTCGCCCGGGGTCTGGGGCCCTTGTGCGACCAACAGCGCGCAGCTCGCCGTTGCCGAGATCAACAAGCGCGGCGGCATCCTCGGGCGCGAGATCGAGTTGTCGATCTACGACGCCGGCGGGCCGCTCGATGAGGTCCTAAACCGGGCCGAACAGGCGATCGCCTTCGACGAGGTCGACCTCATCGTCGGCTTGCACACCAGCGCGGTCCGCGTCGGCCTGCGCGACGTCACCACGCGTCATCGCATCCCCTACATCTACACGCCGGTCTACGAGGGTGGCGAGCGCACGCCCGGTGTGATGGCGATCGGTGAGACGCCGCGCTGGCAGAGCCGGCCGTCGATCCATTGGCTCGCCGACGTCAAGAAGGCGAAGCGCTGGTACCTGATCGGCAGCGACTATGTCTGGCCCTGGCAGTCGCACCGCGCGGTGAAGAACTACATCAAGGAGACCGGCGGACAGGTCGTCGGCGAAGAGTTCGTTCCGCTCGGGGAGGACAATCACGAGGCGCATCTGGCGCGCATCCGGGCCGCGAGGCCCGACGTCGTGCTGATCTCGCTGATCGGCACCGACAGCATCACCTTCAACCGTGCTTTCGGCGAATGCGGTCTCGGCGCCACGACGCTGCGGCTCGCGGGCGCCATGGACGACACCGTGCTGCTCGGCATCGGCGCGGACAACAGCGAGAACATGTTCTGCGCATCCGGCTATTTCATCGGCACCGGCGCGCGCGCCAATGATGACTTCCAGAGTCGCTATCGCGCGATGTTCGGGCCGAACGCGCCTCCCATCGGCTCCGTCGGGCAGTCCAGCTATGAGGGCCTGCGCTTTCTCGAAGCGGTCGCGAACAAGGCGGGCTCGCTGTCGATGGGACCGCTGCTCGCAGCCGGACGTAACATCGTCTACAGCGGCGCCCGTGGCCAGGTCACCGTGCGCAACGGACATGCGCGGATGCCGATGCATCTCGCCGAGGCCGACGGCCTCGACTTCAAGCTGATCAAGCCGATCTGA